Within Sardina pilchardus chromosome 21, fSarPil1.1, whole genome shotgun sequence, the genomic segment AGCGACCCCTGGCATGGACTTTCAAAACGTCACATCCGGAAGGTATAAGGAACAGAAGTCGGTCGCAGGCCTATCATTACTGAAGGTGGACCTCACACTGTTTAAAGGACATTACAGCACAACATAATATACGTTTATCGGCGTATTGTACACGTTTCAATAACAAGCATAACTGTGAAGGTAAGGATTATGACTTTTTAATTTGACGTGCCAAGCCAAATAGATTGCTAGCTATGTTAGCTTGCTAGCAGATTATCGTTTGACACAGTATACGGTCAAAGTCCAAAAATGACGAATCTTGCAAACATTACTTTGCGTAGTTTATTTCTTGTTCTGCTTTAATACGATTAAATGACACATTCGTTTGATGTTGTGGAGTTGCATTAGTTATAATGAAGTGTTAAGCAAGGAGTCGTTATTAGTTGGAGACAGCAATATTTCAGACATCCATCTGAGCTTTGCTGTCCCGAGTCGCTTTGTTTTTCTACTGTTTGCAATCTCCACAGTTCGCAGACAGTTAGGTCTCCAACACCATGTTTTGGCTAATAGGACAACTATAGTGAAGAATCCCGAAGGTACTCTTTTGTGCTGTAGTTAAACATAGAGCTACCATGTGTCACTTCAGTGTCACTTTCGGTTCACAAAGAGACGATGGCAAACCAGACAGACGCTCAGAATTGCTACTCGGGTAAGTTTATATGATATGACTGTTGTCAGTTACTACCACGCCTGAGAGCGAACAACTTCATGTTTAGTGCACATCAAACTGTCATAAAATGACCCGTGAAATTCAATATATAACTTTATGCTTTCACTCGGATATTAGACTAAGTTGAGCCGCGCTCAGGCGTACGCTGAAGACAGTAAATTGGGAACGTACAATACTAGGCCGACATGTTATGGTTACGGCATTTCCAAAACATAATCTTAAAAGAGGAGCGTCTCACGCCTCCATTAATTTAAGGATGGGCCATTTAAGCGGGTTCGCTGACATTCCAAGAGTTACGTAACCTTTAATCTACCATTTCGCCAATTTTGTAATATTTTAGAGGTGAATTGCCTGCATGTATTTAAGGACGCGTAATTAATTCCACGTGGCTTCTCTGGAACTATTTTGTTTGTACTTGGGAAGTTTTTACATTTCCCCTGACTGTCAACACTAAACTTGCAATGTGACAAGCGTTGTGCTCCACCTACAGTGCACATGTAGAAGGCAAGGCACACATGTGACTGGGGTTGGCTCTTAAAGGGACCGCATAGAGGAATATCTCATTGTTTACTTTATGTTGACATTGTAACACAAGACCATGAAGCATGATTCAAAGTGTTAACAAAATATTAATGATTATGAAGATAATGGTCACATAGTTGCATTATTAACTGGCTTTgattacttgtttttttttgtaatagaAACTTCTTCAAATCTGTCGAACTATGGCTGGAAACGACGGTGAACTACAGACAGACGAAGCAACAAAGTGGTCCACTATAACTGCCCGTGTCAAGTCGTTCCGCCACTTCCCCCGTACTAAGGAAGTGTCTGCGGAACGTTTGGCCAGGGCTGGCTTCTACTTCACGGGTGAGTTGGACCGTGTGCGCTGCTTCAGCTGCCAGCAAACGGTGGAGAACTGGAGCAGTGCCGACACACCCGTGAAACGTCACCTTCAGGCGTCGCCTGCCTGCCAATTCCTCAAATGCGTGCACCGCACTGGCAGCTCTGACGCTGACCCGTTGAGCAACGGCTCCGTGTACGACGAGGCAGCCGAGGCCCTGGAGTTCAGACTGCGCACTGGCGAGGTGGTGGATGAGTCCACATACCCAATGACGCCCGAGATGTGCGTGGAAGACGCACGCATCAGAAGCTTCGGTACATTGTGGCCTGCCTCTGCCCCGGTTCGCCCTCGGCAGCTGGCTGAGGCTGGGCTGTACTATCTCGGGCAGGACAAGGTCCAGTGCTTCTGCTGCGGGGGCATGCTGGCCGGCTGGGAGCCCGGGGATGAACCGTGGAGCGAACACTCCCGCCACTTCCCTAACTGTTTCTTCATCCTGGGCCATGATGTTGGCAATGTCCCCTCCACACAGCCCCCAGAGAGTGGCCCACGGGTCCCGATGGAGTCCTTTGAGGAAAGGCTGGGGAGTTTTGCTGGTAGGCAGCATCCTGTGGACCATGAGAGGCTGGCCAGAGCAGGGTTCTACAGCTCAGGTACGCTGAAGCATTGCACCCcagaacgttgtcattcatcgCATGCCACATACATTATTTGATCAAAGCAGCATGGTGTTCCTCACGATAAAGTATTAAACATGGGAGTAGCTGACGTGTTGATATGCAACACGGTGTAGTATTAATAATGTCGTCTATAACGAATGTTGTAGCTTGTTAAATTAAAGTCAATAATAAACACAGGTGCGTCAGACGGTGTCAAATGTTTCCAGTGTGGGGGAGGTCTGAAAGACTGGCAACCAGAGGAAGATCCTTGGGAACAACATGCCAAGTACTATCCAGGGTAATCTTGCTCTTGTCAAACATTGTTAAGTGTGTTCTCTGCTGCAATAAGTTCATCTTCAGTGAAGCGAAGGCTActtttattctatttttataATATCTTGTCAGTCACCATTCATTTGGGTgtatgcattgttttgttttgggaaTGAACAGGTGCAGTTTTCTGTTGTCAGAAAAGGGTAATGAGTTTGTTAACAGCATACAACTTCAGTGCCCAAGCAAGAGCAATTCGGTAAGTTGTTCAGCAACATGTGAAGTTTATAACGGCTCAAAGTTCTTCTGTCAATAATTCTGTTAATTTTACTTCCCTTCTTTCCAGGCTTCAAGTCATCACCAGAATGGATTTTCAAAGCAGGAGAGAGGTAAATAAATACCACATTCAATGCTAGTGTAGAATTGGAGTATAAGTCAGGAATGGAAAAACTGAAAGGCCTACCACAATAGTCACTTTGCTCTTTTGATTCCTCAGCAACAAACATCATGCAGTCTGAGATTGCCCAGAAAGCTGTTGAGATGGGTTTTGACCCCGTCAAGGTAGAGAGGGCCATTCTGGAGAAAATCCGTCTGGTTGGACAGGGCTACTCCAGCGTTGAGGATCTTATTCAGGATGTGCTCAGCAACCCGGCTGATAATGATCCTGAGGGCTCCCATTCAAATGATGGTACGTATAGCACCGTGTCTCTATTGCTTCCTTTCATAGTCCTTGTGTACAATGACAGAATCCTCACTTTGTGCTGAATCAGTGAAAAATGTCACATTTGAGCAAAAACCGAGATGAAAGTGTAATACGTCTTAAGAACAAGATGCTACAGTTTGTTAGTAATTGTCTGTATTTAGCAGTTGTTACCAGATATGGCAATACCAGTTTGTAACGAAGCATTGGGCAGTATTTTACACAAAAAAACGTTGTAGCATCATAGTGACAGATAGAGGCTATTGTTCTCTATGATTAAATCAATCACAACAAATAGGCTAGAACTACTGATGAACAGTGCATATCCACAGCTTTCATTTACTGTTAATGGGCCCAACCATCTTGGAAATTCAAATGTGTGATTAATTGGGGTTCAAATGAGCTGACAACTCATTTTGATTATGACATCAGGGGGTGTTCCATTTGCTACTTTCTGCTCATAACTGGGGAAAGTGACAGAGAAAAGGATTTCAGTATTTCAAATGGAACACGCCGCCCTTCCCTAAttaattttctttctttgtttattttttgtaaaaacaaaacttcAATCATGTGATTTCAGATGAGAATCCTATGGAGAAGCTGGAAAAGCTACAAAGGGAAAAACAATGTAAAGTCTGCATGGACAGTGACGCTTGCATGGTATTTGTACCCTGCGGACACTTGGCCACCTGCAAGAGGTGCGCAGATTCCCTACACAAATGTCCCATTTGTTGTGCGGAAATCATACAAAAAATTAAGACCTACATCTCCTAAGTTTTAACATTTAGAGGTTAAAATTGAAGTGCTGctttatattattttatataatatccataattccccAGTGTGTATATAGATTTTATTTAAGTACTTTTGTATATGTAGACAAAGAAAATGTTCCAAGATAATCTTTTTCTATCCCAGAGTAATGATGTACAGATGTATGATATGCCTGTGTTTGATTACACAGTAAGTAAAAGGTTGTTTTATGAAAGATAAATACCATTGTTTGTGAAACACATCTTAATTACGTTATGCTTTGAGTAACTGACACCCTCTAAAGTTTGACTTATTCATACTTGCCTTTCTCTGATCAGTTTGATATGTTTTTCGTTAtacaatttattattatttgattgaCCTGGGTTCACTTTGTGCCAAGGGACTTTGGCATGTACACAACTCTAATATCATCTGcttgactgaaaaaaaaagaagctaaaTCTTTGGATAAGCTGTTTTGGCATTCTTCCAATGAAAGTGTGGCTTTATGCACTTTATCATCATGTTTAATAAAttattgacatttattttgtgtatcATTTGTTCAATTGTCCTCTTGAAACCGTGTCATGCATAAACAGTGAACAAAAACACTACAATT encodes:
- the xiap gene encoding E3 ubiquitin-protein ligase XIAP, which produces MAGNDGELQTDEATKWSTITARVKSFRHFPRTKEVSAERLARAGFYFTGELDRVRCFSCQQTVENWSSADTPVKRHLQASPACQFLKCVHRTGSSDADPLSNGSVYDEAAEALEFRLRTGEVVDESTYPMTPEMCVEDARIRSFGTLWPASAPVRPRQLAEAGLYYLGQDKVQCFCCGGMLAGWEPGDEPWSEHSRHFPNCFFILGHDVGNVPSTQPPESGPRVPMESFEERLGSFAGRQHPVDHERLARAGFYSSGASDGVKCFQCGGGLKDWQPEEDPWEQHAKYYPGCSFLLSEKGNEFVNSIQLQCPSKSNSASSHHQNGFSKQERATNIMQSEIAQKAVEMGFDPVKVERAILEKIRLVGQGYSSVEDLIQDVLSNPADNDPEGSHSNDDENPMEKLEKLQREKQCKVCMDSDACMVFVPCGHLATCKRCADSLHKCPICCAEIIQKIKTYIS